A stretch of the Aegilops tauschii subsp. strangulata cultivar AL8/78 chromosome 4, Aet v6.0, whole genome shotgun sequence genome encodes the following:
- the LOC109753979 gene encoding transcription factor ICE1 isoform X1, translating into MLSQFNSSLWVQEGDVHEHQGLGHDQAALMGQEAGNDHNQHLLPMPSGGGGGFRAPPMLDDDSWYFNPGAVGDAAGNGSMIPAPATMEASGSSSGFGDASQMFPLLNPGVGGTGPLDVPGFDLDISGDLSAFLGAGNAPNASLLPHGNTDFLGSFGGFGTAPAQTTDFGGLAGFDLFDTGAQGWSGPSSEGPAAPAPQTAPFSGQGNAKALRPLDTFPASGAQPTLFQKRALRRNAGEEDGGRKRKAAEPDIILDDADDDIISIDASGLIYDSEDGRGVEESGRKDGNESNANSTVTGGATAEGNAKKKGMPAKNLMAERRRRKKLNDRLYALRSVVPRISKMDRASILGDAIEYLKELKQKINVLQNELEASPSASSLPPTPTSFHPLTPTTPTMPALPSRVKEELASSAAQEPCVEVKLREGRVVNIRMMCSRRPGVVHSSLKALEGLGLDVQQAVISYFNDFTLDVFKAEQCKDGPGPQPEEIKAVLLHCAGFHPAV; encoded by the exons ATGCTGTCGCAGTTCAATAGTTCTCTTTGGGTGCAGGAAGGCGACGTCCATGAACACCAGGGCCTCGGTCACGACCAGGCGGCGCTGATGGGGCAGGAGGCCGGCAACGACCACAACCAGCACCTCCTGCCTATGCCCTCGGGCGGAGGCGGGGGGTTCCGCGCCCCACCGATGCTTGATGACGACAGCTGGTACTTCAACCCGGGCGCGGTCGGCGACGCCGCCGGGAACGGGTCCATGATCCCGGCGCCGGCAACTATGGAAGCGTCGGGATCTAGCTCCGGATTCGGAGATGCTTCCCAGATGTTCCCGCTCCTCAACCCGGGAGTGGGAGGTACGGGACCGCTCGACGTCCCTGGGTTCGACCTCGACATCTCCGGCGACCTCTCGGCGTTTCTTGGCGCCGGGAACGCGCCGAACGCATCCCTGCTGCCGCATGGGAACACAGACTTCCTCGGCTCGTTCGGTGGCTTCGGCACCGCACCGGCACAAACGACGGACTTCGGTGGCCTCGCTGGTTTCGACTTGTTCGATACCGGCGCCCAGGGCTGGAGCGGCCCATCCTCAGAGGGGCCGGCTGCTCCGGCGCCCCAGACCGCTCCCTTCTCTGGGCAGGGCAACGCGAAGGCGCTGAGGCCGCTGGATACCTTCCCGGCGTCGGGCGCGCAGCCAACGCTCTTCCAGAAGCGCGCACTCCGACGTAACGCCGGGGAAGAGGACGGCGGGAGGAAGCGTAAGGCAGCGGAGCCTGACATAATACTCGACGACGCCGACGATGACATCATCAGCATCGACGCGTCCGGGTTGATTTACGACTCGGAGGACGGGAGGGGCGTCGAGGAGAGCGGCAGGAAGGACGGCAACGAGTCCAACGCCAACAGCACGGTCACCGGCGGCGCTACGGCTGAAGGGAACGCAAAGAAGAAGGGGATGCCGGCCAAGAACCTCATGGCGGAGCGCCGTCGCCGGAAGAAGCTCAACGACCGGCTGTACGCGCTTCGGTCTGTCGTGCCCAGGATCAGCAAG ATGGACAGGGCCTCTATTCTTGGTGATGCAATCGAGTACCTCAAGGAGCTCAAGCAGAAGATCAATGTTCTTCAGAATGAGCTGGAGGCATCTCCTTCCGCGTCTTCGCTGCCTCCGACACCTACAAGCTTCCACCCTCTGACTCCTACAACTCCTACAATGCCCGCGCTGCCATCTCGCGTGAAGGAGGAACTGGCAAGCTCTGCTGCTCAGGAACCATGT GTTGAGGTTAAGCTTCGGGAAGGTCGGGTTGTCAACATCCGCATGATGTGCTCTCGCAGGCCAGGTGTTGTGCATTCTTCCTTGAAGGCCCTCGAAGGCCTTGGTCTTGACGTGCAGCAAGCTGTTATCAGCTATTTCAATGACTTTACATTGGATGTCTTCAAGGCTGAG CAGTGCAAGGATGGCCCTGGTCCTCAGCCTGAGGAAATCAAGGCGGTGCTCCTGCATTGTGCGGGGTTCCATCCAGCGGTCTAG
- the LOC109753937 gene encoding uncharacterized protein, whose translation MGALRASEQYPRLLLTILARSNLLLPHPRVFSPGVSGRSTLKMAQDGHVLSLPPPLKRRADRELPRNRALTRRKRNFPVELQGISVISAHAFPPEALPSLPKPSPSRATSPLRFFSPFQFFDSKSFLFPDPFTRLFLRRVFESRKPRMEMLPSPPRQLSIVKGVKEEDQLLHSVKEENVDASSYPSVDLEAKDSDATMEVEEVQLYEARLNVEEEDEAEGREEAVRLVSDPMTKVNKFVQLLTQTQLYSEFILEKVLQRYSNYSSAYSATLTEEEMWAKEQSELVPLVTGGKLKPYQIEGVKWLISLWLNGLNGILADQMSLGKTIQTIGFLAHLKGNGLHVPYMIIAPVLTLSNWVDEISRSDDFTGKRGEGQQEQTIVNRRVLVSKLRSTLDPFLLQGEGAMCYKAKAVKNRDAIHLSKDHTIRDGARSGSRNSQGAAAEVASENGGEGTPNTPSTRPGLEGNKAKRPRTDDALLSLLGEINSTVQASLRPAEPVQVPKAPSPAEIVEALREIPDLARADLLRAYSSLIHDDRQFRSLVALPMDMRKDWLLMEVGNK comes from the exons ATGGGGGCTTTGCGGGCGTCCGAACAGTACCCACGCCTGCTTCTGACCATCCTGGCCCGCTCAAACCTTCTCCTACCTCACCCGCGCGTGTTCTCACCCGGCGTCAGTGGCCGCTCCACATTGAAGATGGCTCAGGACGGACACGTCCTCTCACTTCCTCCaccattgaagcggcgcgccgaccGA GAGCTCCCCAGGAATCGGGCCCTGACGAGGAGAAAGAGAAATTTTCCCGTCGAGCTTCAGGGCATTTCTGTCATCTCCGCTCACGCCTTCCCGCCTGAAGCCCTTCCCTCCCTTCCGAAGCCCTCGCCGTCCCGCGCCACTTCCCCCCTGCGGTTCTTCTCCCCTTTCCAGTTCTTTGATTCCAAATCTTTTCTGTTCCCCGATCCATTTACCCGGCTGTTCCTTCGAAG AGTGTTCGAATCTCGGAAGCCAAGAATGGAGATGCTTCCCTCACCACCGAGGCAGCTAAGCATCGTCAAGGGGGTGAAGGAGGAGGATCAGTTGTTGCACTCTGTCAAGGAGGAGAATGTTGATGCAAGTTCATATCCATCTGTTGACCTTGAGGCCAAGGATAGCGATGCAACAATGGAAGTGGAGGAAGTGCAGCTATATGAGGCCCGGCTTAATgtagaggaggaggacgaggccgaagggagagaagaagccgtGAGACTTGTTTCTGACCCAATGACAAAGGTTAACAAGTTTGTTCAGCTTCTGACCCAGACCCAGCTCTATTCGGAATTTATACTTGAGAAGGTGCTTCAAAGATATAGCAATTATAGCTCTGCTTATAGCGCTACTCTCACAGAAGAAGAAATGTGGGCAAAAGAGCAGTCCGAGCTTGTTCCATTAGTGACTGGTGGGAAGTTAAAGCCTTACCAGATAGAGGGTGTGAAGTGGCTAATATCGCTTTGGCTTAACGGGTTAAATGGGATACTAGCAGATCAAATGAGTCTTGGGAAAACAATTCAGACAATTGGATTTCTTGCTCATCTCAAAGGGAATGGTCTGCATGTGCCATACATGATCATTGCCCCTGTTCTCACTCTATCGAACTGGGTGGATGAGATCTCAAG GTCTGATGATTTTACTGGGAAAAGAGGTGAGGGACAACAAGAACAAACTATAGTCAACAGAAGGGTCCTTGTTTCAAAGCTTCGTAGCACGTTGGATCCATTCCTTCTACAAGGGGAAGGTGCTATGTGCTACAAGGCCAAAGCTGTTAAGAACAGGGATGCAATTCACCTCTCAAAAGACCACACGATAAGAGATGGTGCGAGGTCTGGTAGCCGGAATTCTCAAGGGGCAGCAGCAGAGGTTGCTTCTGAAAATGGCGGTGAAGGCACTCCTAACACGCCATCCACTCGACCGGGGCTGGAAGGTAACAAAGCTAAGAGGCCACGAACAGATGATGCACTTCTCTCCCTGCTTGGAGAAATCAATAGCACAGTTCAAGCTTCTTTGAGGCCAGCTGAGCCTGTGCAGGTGCCGAAGGCACCTTCCCCTGCAGAAATCGTGGAGGCCCTCAGAGAGATCCCCGACTTGGCCCGTGCTGACCTTCTGAGAGCCTATAGCAGCCTGATCCATGACGACCGCCAGTTTAGGTCTCTTGTTGCGCTCCCAATGGACATGAGGAAGGACTGGCTGCTCATGGAAGTTGGGAACAAGTGA
- the LOC109753979 gene encoding transcription factor ICE1 isoform X2 gives MLSQFNSSLWVQEGDVHEHQGLGHDQAALMGQEAGNDHNQHLLPMPSGGGGGFRAPPMLDDDSWYFNPGAVGDAAGNGSMIPAPATMEASGSSSGFGDASQMFPLLNPGVGGTGPLDVPGFDLDISGDLSAFLGAGNAPNASLLPHGNTDFLGSFGGFGTAPAQTTDFGGLAGFDLFDTGAQGWSGPSSEGPAAPAPQTAPFSGQGNAKALRPLDTFPASGAQPTLFQKRALRRNAGEEDGGRKRKAAEPDIILDDADDDIISIDASGLIYDSEDGRGVEESGRKDGNESNANSTVTGGATAEGNAKKKGMPAKNLMAERRRRKKLNDRLYALRSVVPRISKMDRASILGDAIEYLKELKQKINVLQNELEASPSASSLPPTPTSFHPLTPTTPTMPALPSRVKEELASSAAQEPCVEVKLREGRVVNIRMMCSRRPGVVHSSLKALEGLGLDVQQAVISYFNDFTLDVFKAECKDGPGPQPEEIKAVLLHCAGFHPAV, from the exons ATGCTGTCGCAGTTCAATAGTTCTCTTTGGGTGCAGGAAGGCGACGTCCATGAACACCAGGGCCTCGGTCACGACCAGGCGGCGCTGATGGGGCAGGAGGCCGGCAACGACCACAACCAGCACCTCCTGCCTATGCCCTCGGGCGGAGGCGGGGGGTTCCGCGCCCCACCGATGCTTGATGACGACAGCTGGTACTTCAACCCGGGCGCGGTCGGCGACGCCGCCGGGAACGGGTCCATGATCCCGGCGCCGGCAACTATGGAAGCGTCGGGATCTAGCTCCGGATTCGGAGATGCTTCCCAGATGTTCCCGCTCCTCAACCCGGGAGTGGGAGGTACGGGACCGCTCGACGTCCCTGGGTTCGACCTCGACATCTCCGGCGACCTCTCGGCGTTTCTTGGCGCCGGGAACGCGCCGAACGCATCCCTGCTGCCGCATGGGAACACAGACTTCCTCGGCTCGTTCGGTGGCTTCGGCACCGCACCGGCACAAACGACGGACTTCGGTGGCCTCGCTGGTTTCGACTTGTTCGATACCGGCGCCCAGGGCTGGAGCGGCCCATCCTCAGAGGGGCCGGCTGCTCCGGCGCCCCAGACCGCTCCCTTCTCTGGGCAGGGCAACGCGAAGGCGCTGAGGCCGCTGGATACCTTCCCGGCGTCGGGCGCGCAGCCAACGCTCTTCCAGAAGCGCGCACTCCGACGTAACGCCGGGGAAGAGGACGGCGGGAGGAAGCGTAAGGCAGCGGAGCCTGACATAATACTCGACGACGCCGACGATGACATCATCAGCATCGACGCGTCCGGGTTGATTTACGACTCGGAGGACGGGAGGGGCGTCGAGGAGAGCGGCAGGAAGGACGGCAACGAGTCCAACGCCAACAGCACGGTCACCGGCGGCGCTACGGCTGAAGGGAACGCAAAGAAGAAGGGGATGCCGGCCAAGAACCTCATGGCGGAGCGCCGTCGCCGGAAGAAGCTCAACGACCGGCTGTACGCGCTTCGGTCTGTCGTGCCCAGGATCAGCAAG ATGGACAGGGCCTCTATTCTTGGTGATGCAATCGAGTACCTCAAGGAGCTCAAGCAGAAGATCAATGTTCTTCAGAATGAGCTGGAGGCATCTCCTTCCGCGTCTTCGCTGCCTCCGACACCTACAAGCTTCCACCCTCTGACTCCTACAACTCCTACAATGCCCGCGCTGCCATCTCGCGTGAAGGAGGAACTGGCAAGCTCTGCTGCTCAGGAACCATGT GTTGAGGTTAAGCTTCGGGAAGGTCGGGTTGTCAACATCCGCATGATGTGCTCTCGCAGGCCAGGTGTTGTGCATTCTTCCTTGAAGGCCCTCGAAGGCCTTGGTCTTGACGTGCAGCAAGCTGTTATCAGCTATTTCAATGACTTTACATTGGATGTCTTCAAGGCTGAG TGCAAGGATGGCCCTGGTCCTCAGCCTGAGGAAATCAAGGCGGTGCTCCTGCATTGTGCGGGGTTCCATCCAGCGGTCTAG